Proteins from a genomic interval of Phlebotomus papatasi isolate M1 chromosome 3, Ppap_2.1, whole genome shotgun sequence:
- the LOC129808062 gene encoding facilitated trehalose transporter Tret1-like: MTSRAYQYFATLSGNIAAMVFGITVSWVSPVVPVLLTSQSALPSGPITKDQASWINSSTCLGAIAGNLIYGTLVDRIGRKWSLFLLTVPHAISFLLILFAQDAMYLLISRIIGGIAGGGLFVVLPIYVNEISEDKIRGRLGSALIVSDNSGILIGYVIGSYMTISTFPYVVLTMVTIFASTFLFFPETPYYLLLKNRPAEAEKSLKFYRGVTANVKNRALLNFQAEFEKMKNLVSSATKKDSVTMRDLTSPTVLRAILISLVLLMGTDFCGIFAIVTYTTSIFHEAGSDLSPSTSSIIVAGIQVLGSFVATWLVDHAGRKILLIVSATGTALCHTALGIHLFLKASGFDMSNYGWLPLSALSGAVFICNIGINNLPFFIFAELLPPKILGFLATAFLFISWIIAFLVLLYYTYFVETFGMYTCYWFFAGFCFFEALFVLFIVPETKGKSFEAIQEALGGRRKPTQPPTVYTIN; encoded by the exons ATGACCTCGAGAGCTTACCAATATTTTGCTACCTTAAGCG GAAATATCGCTGCGATGGTATTTGGAATTACTGTCAGTTGGGTATCACCAGTAGTTCCTGTACTTCTAACATCGCAATCAGCCTTGCCATCAGGTCCCATTACCAAGGATCAGGCATCATGGATTAACTCATCTACGTGCTTGGGAGCAATAGCTGGAAATTTGATCTATGGAACTCTAGTTGATCGTATCGGAAGGAAATGGTCATTGTTTCTCCTCACTGTTCCACATGCCATATCCTTTTTATTGATTCTCTTCGCTCAGGATGCGATGTACTTACTAATATCTCGAATTATTGGAGGAATTGCTGGTGGAGGACTCTTTGTTGTTCTACCGATTTACGTCAATGAAATTTCTGAAGATAA aATCCGAGGACGGCTTGGATCAGCTTTGATTGTATCAGACAATAGCGGTATCCTAATTGGGTATGTAATAGGAAGCTACATGACCATATCGACCTTCCCTTATGTCGTCCTTACAATGGTTACCATCTTTGCATCGACCTTTCTCTTCTTCCCTGAAACACCATACTACCTCCTGCTGAAGAATCGTCCTGCTGAGGCAGAAAAGTCCCTCAAATTCTACCGTGGGGTAACAGCCAATGTGAAAAACCGTGCCCTATTGAACTTCCAAGCGGAATTCGAGAAAATGAAAAACCTCGTCAGTAGTGCCACGAAAAAAGATTCCGTTACAATGCGAGATTTAA CTTCCCCAACGGTGTTGCGTGCCATTCTTATCAGTTTGGTGTTGTTGATGGGAACGGATTTCTGTGGTATTTTTGCCATAGTCACCTATACCACCAGCATTTTCCATGAAGCCGGATCAGATTTAAGTCCCAGTACATCTTCAATCATTGTAGCCGGTATTCAAGTACTGGGATCTTTTGTTGCAACTTGGCTTGTTGACCATGCTGGACGAAAGATCCTACTTATTGTATCTGCAACTGGAACAGCTCTATGCCACACTGCCCTCGGAATCCATCTATTTCTGAAAGCCTCCGGTTTTGATATGTCGAACTACGGATGGTTACCCCTATCTGCTCTATCCGGAGCAGTTTTCATTTGCAACATCGGAATCAACAATTTACCTTTCTTCATCTTTGCCGAACTCCTACCACCCAAAATTCTAGGTTTTCTCGCTACAGCTTTCCTCTTCATATCATGGATAATAGCATTTCTAGTGCTACTCTACTATACCTATTTCGTTGAAACATTCGGCATGTATACATGCTACTGGTTCTTCGCTGGGTTCTGCTTCTTCGAAGCTCTTTTTGTGCTTTTCATCGTGCCTGAAACAAAAGGCAAGAGCTTTGAAGCTATCCAAGAAGCTCTTGGTGGTAGACGCAAACCCACACAGCCACCCACAGTATACACCATAAATTAA
- the LOC129808065 gene encoding facilitated trehalose transporter Tret1-like: MGALINQFYATLCANIASVVYGFAVGWVSPTFPQLLSENSPLPSGPITTDDASWISSLLYIGGSVGTIIFGWLADKIGRKWALYLGTAPHIVAFLLITFAQNVIYLYVSRFLSGIAGGALLCVLPIYVSEISENRIRGVLGFFVGNLVSTGILLGYIVGTYVHFEEYSYIVLGFLGIFSVVFALLPETPQYLLMRNKIGAAEDSLKFFRGFHGARKNYVNEAFNEEFDRLKTFSNKGSDVSPLSMEDFKSRSTRLGLLISFVLLTGRNLCGLFPLITFTGMVFEEAESSLSPNTSAIIAAVIMLAGGIFSNFLIDKAGRKMLLLLSSLGTGICLVALGVHFFLKQQGVDMSAHGWLPMVSFCGAIFIGSWGLLIIPFFVMAEILPTKVRGITATVFMVIQWPITFVLVKYFIIIGYDYGMHTCMWFFAACCFLQVIFIAFMQPETKGKSTEEIIEILSKKK; the protein is encoded by the exons ATGGGGGCCCTTATTAACCAATTTTATGCAACTCTTTGTG CTAATATCGCCTCAGTGGTTTATGGTTTTGCTGTTGGCTGGGTATCACCTACATTTCCGCAACTCCTCAGTGAAAACAGTCCCTTACCTAGTGGTCCTATAACAACAGATGATGCTTCCTGGATTAGTTCACTTCTGTATATTGGAGGATCAGTTGGTACTATTATCTTTGGATGGTTGGCAGACAAAATAGGAAGAAAATGGGCACTTTACCTTGGCACTGCACCTCATATAGTGGCCTTCCTTCTTATCACTTTCGCCCAGAATGTTATCTACCTGTATGTATCTCGCTTTTTGAGTGGCATCGCTGGTGGGGCGCTGCTCTGTGTATTGCCAATCTACGTATCAGAAATCTCTGAAAATAG AATAAGGGGGGTCCTTGGTTTCTTTGTTGGAAATCTCGTGAGCACTGGAATACTATTGGGATACATTGTCGGCACGTATGTGCACTTTGAAGAGTATTCATATATTGTTCTTGGATTTCTCGGAATTTTCTCCGTTGTCTTTGCACTCCTTCCAGAAACACCACAGTATCTCCTGATGAGGAATAAAATTGGGGCTGCGGAGGATTCTTTAAAGTTCTTCCGTGGTTTTCACGGAGCCAGAAAGAACTACGTCAATGAGGCGTTTAATGAAGAATTTGATCGTCTCAAGACTTTCAGTAATAAGGGTAGTGATGTGTCACCCCTGTCGATGGAAGACTTTA aatcgaGGAGTACTCGTCTTGGATTGCTGATAAGCTTTGTGCTCCTTACTGGAAGGAACTTATGTGGCCTCTTTCCTTTGATTACCTTTACGGGAATGGTATTTGAAGAGGCAGAATCATCTCTATCTCCTAATACGTCAGCTATTATTGCAGCAGTGATCATGCTAGCTGGTgggattttttcaaatttcctcATTGACAAGGCTGGCCGAAAGATGCTCTTGCTACTATCGTCTTTGGGTACGGGTATCTGTCTCGTAGCCCTGGGAGTGCACTTCTTCCTGAAGCAACAAGGGGTCGATATGTCTGCTCATGGATGGCTTCCGATGGTGTCTTTCTGTGGAGCTATATTCATTGGCAGCTGGGGATTGCTTATTATCCCCTTCTTTGTCATGGCTGAAATCTTACCAACAAAGGTTCGTGGCATCACAGCCACTGTCTTCATGGTCATCCAGTGGCCGATAACCTTCGTCCTGGTCAAATACTTCATAATCATTGGGTATGACTATGGAATGCACACTTGTATGTGGTTTTTTGCCGCTTGCTGTTTCCTCCAAGTCATCTTTATTGCCTTTATGCAACCAGAAACGAAAGGCAAAAGCACAGAAGAGATAATCGAGATTTTGTCCAAGAAGAAATAA